A portion of the Granulosicoccus antarcticus IMCC3135 genome contains these proteins:
- the fabG gene encoding 3-oxoacyl-ACP reductase FabG, with the protein MTESTLENQIALVTGASRGIGAAISDLLGAHGATVIGTATSEKGAAAISARFEQAGIKGTGLCLNVTDAAQTEEAISQIGTNYGPVSILVNNAGITRDNLFMRMKDSEWDEVIATNLTSVYRLCRLVIKPMVKARGGRIINISSVVGITGNAGQVNYAASKAGVLGMTKSLARELGSRSITINAVAPGFIESDMTNALSEDQKEKIKGEIALGRLGTPSDIAQTCLFLASPAASYITGQTISVNGGMVMT; encoded by the coding sequence ATGACTGAATCAACTCTAGAAAACCAGATAGCCCTGGTAACCGGCGCCAGTCGGGGTATCGGAGCCGCCATCAGCGACCTTCTGGGCGCGCACGGGGCTACTGTTATCGGCACCGCGACATCAGAAAAAGGCGCGGCAGCGATCAGCGCCCGCTTTGAGCAGGCTGGTATCAAGGGTACGGGTTTGTGCCTGAATGTGACCGATGCCGCACAGACCGAGGAGGCGATCAGTCAGATCGGCACAAACTATGGTCCGGTGTCGATTCTGGTGAATAATGCAGGAATCACACGCGATAATCTGTTCATGCGCATGAAAGACAGTGAATGGGATGAGGTCATCGCGACCAATCTGACCAGCGTCTATCGACTGTGCAGACTGGTCATCAAGCCGATGGTCAAGGCGCGTGGCGGTCGTATCATCAACATCAGTTCAGTTGTCGGTATTACGGGTAACGCAGGTCAGGTTAATTATGCTGCCTCAAAAGCAGGCGTGCTTGGCATGACCAAATCACTGGCTCGTGAACTGGGTTCCAGATCGATTACGATCAACGCAGTTGCTCCGGGTTTTATCGAGTCCGACATGACGAATGCATTATCCGAAGATCAAAAGGAAAAAATAAAGGGCGAGATTGCTCTTGGCCGGTTGGGAACTCCGTCAGATATAGCGCAAACCTGCCTGTTTCTGGCCTCTCCCGCCGCTTCCTACATCACTGGGCAGACCATCAGCGTGAATGGTGGAATGGTGATGACCTGA